CGGAGTGCTGCGAACGCCTGGTGCTGGTGGACAGCGGCGGGCTGGGTCGACAGGTGAGCTGGATGCTGCGCCTTTTCGCCATGCCCGGGACCGAATACCTGATGCCACTCCTCTTCTCCGCGCTGATTCGCGAACGCGGGGACCGGATCAGCCGGCAGCTGCACGCCCGTGGGATCCGGCCGGCGCGGATCGGTGAGATGTGGCGTGCCTACCACTCGCTGACCGAAACGGAGAGCCAACGGTCGTTCATCCGGACCCTCCGATCGGTCATCGACCCCGGCGGCCAGACGGTCAGCGCGCTGGACCGTCTCTACCTCGCCGCCGGGCTGCCGACGCTGATCGTCTGGGGCGACCGCGACACGATCATCCCGGTGAAACACGCGCATGCCGCCCACGAGGCGATCCCGGGGAGCCGGCTCGAGATACTCGAGGGGGTCGGGCACTTCCCACACGTCGAGGCTCCCGGGCGTTTCCTGGACGTCCTCGTCGACTTCTTTCGGACCACGGAGCCGCACGTGTTCGACTCGGGAGAGCTTCAGGGGCTGCTTCGGCAGCGAGCGGCGACCGGCTGACCGCGGGTCTGCTCCAGCGGGGCCCCTTCGACGAGGGCTTGCTGCAGACGGTTGGCGGTCGCGACGTCCGGCGTTCGTGACGCCAGCACGTCGGCGTAGAGGAACGACTCCCCGAGACGCACCAGCGCGTACGCGAGGGCGTCCGGCTCGATGAGCGGCACCAGGCCGAACTCCGCCATGTCGGCGCGCAGCGATGCGGCGACGAAGGCCACGACCCCGGTCTGCACGCGGCCACGCGGATCGGTGAGGACCCGCATCGTCAGGGCCGGCTCCTCGTCCAGCAGCCGCCGCAGAACCGTGGACTGCGACACGATCGCGTTGACCTCTCGCCCGGTCCCGGGGGTGCGCAGGGCACCGGGCGGCCGCTCCCAATCCCAGCGGCGAGCGGCGGTTCGCAGCGTCCGCTCGGTGAGCAACCAGAGTGCCTTGCTGAGCAGGGCCTCCCGTCCGCCGTGATGGCGGAACAGCGTCACGCGCGACATGCCCAGCTCGTCGGCGAGACCCTGCATGTCCAGCCGCCGACCGTCGAGCAGCCATCGCGCGGCTAGCGCCACCGCCGGCGGACTGTTGGCGAGGTTGACCACCGGGCCCGCGGTCAGTCGGTGCCCGGCGCGGTGGCGGGGGCCGGCCCCGCACCGGCGAAGACCGCGTCGACGATCGCCTGGGCCAGCTCCCCGTACGGGGGCAGGAACGCGTCGATCAGGTCACCGGTCCCGCGGACAACCACGCCGCGCGGATTGGAGAACTCCCGGAACCCTTCGATCCCGTGGTGGCGTCCGTTGCCGCTCTGCCCGACCCCCCCGAAACCGAGCGACGGCAGGCTTCCCTGGGCGGCGCAGGCGTTGACGCACGCGCCACCGGAAGTGGTCTGCCGCAGCACGTGCTCGGCGACTGCCGGGTCCCGGCTGTAGACGTACAGACCCAGCGGTCGCTCGCCGGCGTTCAGCTCGGACAGGGCGTCATCGAGGTCGTCGTAGGGGATGACCGGCAGGATCGGACCGAAGATCTCCTCGTTCATGATCCGCAGGTCCTTCGGCGGATCCACGACCAGCGCCAGCGGGAGCCGCCGCGTCGTGCGGTCGCCCTCGCCGCCCAGTGTGACGATTCGCGCGCCGGCCGATCGGGCCTCGTCGAGCAGCGCGACGATTCGCTCCCAGTGCCGCTCGGTGATGATCCCGGTGCAGTCCGCTGAGGAGGCGTAGCCGGGCAGCTCCGCCGTCACGTACCGCTCGGCATGTTCGACGAAGGCGTCCACCTGCCCCCGCGGAACCAGCACGTAGTCGACCGAGATGCACATCTGGCCGTTCTTGACGAGCTTGGTCCCGACGATGCCGCGAACGCTCTCGGCGTCGACGCTGTCGCTCGCCAGGATGACCGGGCATTTGCCACCCAGCTCGAGCGTCACCGGCACGAGGTTCTCGGCTGCGGCCCGCGCCACTTCGCGTCCGATCGCGGGGCTGCCGGTGTAGAGCAGGTGGTCCCAGCGCAGCGTCGGGAACTCCCGTGCCAGCATCAGGCCGCCGACCGACACCGCGACCCGGTCTTCGGGGAAGGTGTCCGAAACCATCTGACGCAACAGTTCCGCGCAGGCCGGGGTGTAATCCGAGGGTTTGATGATCACTCGGTTACCGGCGGCGAGCATCTCGACCAGCGGTCCGAGCGCCAGCTCGAAGGGGAAGTTCCACGGAACGATGTTCCCGACGACCCCTTTCGGCTGGTAGCGCACACCTGCCCGTGCCGTGCCGAAGAGAGCCGGATCGGTCTGTCGCCCGTCCTCCGCCATCCAGCCGTCCAATGCCTCCACCGCGGCTGCCGCGCGGCCGGCAACGCTGAGGACCTCCACCAGGTCGGTGAACAGCTCCGGATGCACCGCGAAGTCCTCGCTGATCGCCTTCCGGATCGCTTCGCGGTGGCCCAGCATCATGCCGGCCAGTTCGAACAGCTGTCCCTTGCGCTCCTCCGCCGTCGGATACGGATCGGCAAGGAAGGCCTTGCGCTGCGCCGCGTGCAGTCGGTGCAACTCCGCGATTGCCGGCCCGTCGTCGACCGCAGGTGTGCTGGGCGGAGTCACGAGCGTCGTCACGATGCCTCCTGGAGGGTGCGGGTTCGTCCCGGCTCGCGCGCGCGGGCCAGCGAAAACACGCGAATGATACATCTCTCGCTTCTGTTGCAAACCCCCGTCGAGCGGTGCCATGCTGGCGCTCGCCGCCGAGCCCGTCGGGAGCACCATGACCAACAGCGCCGAGACCGCGCCGGAGCACGTCGATGTCGTGATCGTCGGTGCGGGCCTGTCCGGGATCGGAGCGGGCTGTCACCTTCAGACCGAGGCGCCGGGCACCTCGTACGCGATCCTCGAGGCGCGCGATACCAGCGGGGGGACCTGGGATCTGTTCCGCTATCCGGGCGTCCGCTCGGACTCCGACATGTTCACCCTCGGCTACTCGTTCCGCCCGTGGACGGGCGCGAAGTCCATCGCCGACGGTCCGGACATCCTGGGCTATGTCCGGGGAACCGCTGCCGAGCACCGGGTCGATCAGCACATCGAGTACCGGTCCCGGGTCATCCGCGCGGACTGGTCCAGCGAGGACGCACGGTGGACCGTGACCGTTGCGCGGGGGGAGTCGGGCGAGCGCAGCATCAGGACCTGCAGATTTCTCTACCTGTGCTCGGGCTACTACCGCTACGACGAGGGATACACGCCGACGTGGCCCGGCCGCGAGGAGTTCACCGGCGAGATCGTGCACCCGCAACATTGGCCGGACGACCTCGACGTCACCGGCAAGCACGTTCTCGTCATCGGCAGCGGTGCCACCGCGGTCACCTTGGTCCCGGCACTGGCCGAGTCCGCCGCGCGAGTGACCATGGTTCAGCGGTCCCCCTCCTATGTCATGCCGTTACCTGCGGAGGACCCGATCGCGCGCCTGCTGCGCAAGGTGCTGCCCGCGCACCGGGCCTATGCCGCGGTGCGCTGGAAGAACGTGCGGATAGCGACCGCTGTGTACGGCTTCTGTCGCAGGCACCCCGATCGGGCCCGCGCAATGTTGCGGCGGATGGCCGTCAAGCGGCTGCCGCCGGGCTTCGACGTGGACACTCACTTCAATCCGACCTACGCGCCCTGGGACCAGCGGATGTGTCTGGTTCCGCAGGGCGACTTCTTCGCGGCGATCGCGTCCGGCAGGGCCGAGGTGGTCACCGACCACATCGACGCATTCACGGCGCGCGGGCTGCGGCTGCGGTCCGGCCGCGAGATCGCCGCCGACGTGGTGGTCACCGCGACCGGGTTGAACCTGCTGCCGCTCGGCGGGATCGAGCTGACCCTCGACGGGGAGCCGGTGCGGATCCCGGAGCGCGTCG
The sequence above is drawn from the Mycobacteriales bacterium genome and encodes:
- a CDS encoding NAD(P)/FAD-dependent oxidoreductase produces the protein MTNSAETAPEHVDVVIVGAGLSGIGAGCHLQTEAPGTSYAILEARDTSGGTWDLFRYPGVRSDSDMFTLGYSFRPWTGAKSIADGPDILGYVRGTAAEHRVDQHIEYRSRVIRADWSSEDARWTVTVARGESGERSIRTCRFLYLCSGYYRYDEGYTPTWPGREEFTGEIVHPQHWPDDLDVTGKHVLVIGSGATAVTLVPALAESAARVTMVQRSPSYVMPLPAEDPIARLLRKVLPAHRAYAAVRWKNVRIATAVYGFCRRHPDRARAMLRRMAVKRLPPGFDVDTHFNPTYAPWDQRMCLVPQGDFFAAIASGRAEVVTDHIDAFTARGLRLRSGREIAADVVVTATGLNLLPLGGIELTLDGEPVRIPERVAYKGMMLDGVPNLAFALGYTNASWTLKVDLVSAYVARLLRFMTHNGYASVTPRLPPEPMRTTPFIDMTSGYFERSRGLLPRQGDHAPWRLQQHYGKDSGLFLGPVDAAELEFQRSRGTARVEVAGGGPH
- a CDS encoding alpha/beta fold hydrolase — encoded protein: MESFELQHVSIHGHDLGFRRAGEGPAVLLIHGIAGSSRAWRHVMPELARNYTVIAPDLTGHGESAKPLGDYSLGAFASGLRDFLGVLGVERASLVGQSFGGGVAMQLAYQHPECCERLVLVDSGGLGRQVSWMLRLFAMPGTEYLMPLLFSALIRERGDRISRQLHARGIRPARIGEMWRAYHSLTETESQRSFIRTLRSVIDPGGQTVSALDRLYLAAGLPTLIVWGDRDTIIPVKHAHAAHEAIPGSRLEILEGVGHFPHVEAPGRFLDVLVDFFRTTEPHVFDSGELQGLLRQRAATG
- a CDS encoding QsdR family transcriptional regulator — its product is MVNLANSPPAVALAARWLLDGRRLDMQGLADELGMSRVTLFRHHGGREALLSKALWLLTERTLRTAARRWDWERPPGALRTPGTGREVNAIVSQSTVLRRLLDEEPALTMRVLTDPRGRVQTGVVAFVAASLRADMAEFGLVPLIEPDALAYALVRLGESFLYADVLASRTPDVATANRLQQALVEGAPLEQTRGQPVAARCRSSP
- a CDS encoding aldehyde dehydrogenase family protein, yielding MTTLVTPPSTPAVDDGPAIAELHRLHAAQRKAFLADPYPTAEERKGQLFELAGMMLGHREAIRKAISEDFAVHPELFTDLVEVLSVAGRAAAAVEALDGWMAEDGRQTDPALFGTARAGVRYQPKGVVGNIVPWNFPFELALGPLVEMLAAGNRVIIKPSDYTPACAELLRQMVSDTFPEDRVAVSVGGLMLAREFPTLRWDHLLYTGSPAIGREVARAAAENLVPVTLELGGKCPVILASDSVDAESVRGIVGTKLVKNGQMCISVDYVLVPRGQVDAFVEHAERYVTAELPGYASSADCTGIITERHWERIVALLDEARSAGARIVTLGGEGDRTTRRLPLALVVDPPKDLRIMNEEIFGPILPVIPYDDLDDALSELNAGERPLGLYVYSRDPAVAEHVLRQTTSGGACVNACAAQGSLPSLGFGGVGQSGNGRHHGIEGFREFSNPRGVVVRGTGDLIDAFLPPYGELAQAIVDAVFAGAGPAPATAPGTD